A portion of the Pedobacter cryoconitis genome contains these proteins:
- a CDS encoding tyrosine-protein phosphatase → MFTFFKKKNRVEDIEWLGVDIHSHLLPGIDDGSPDAQQSLNLIKQLSDLGFSKFLCTPHIFEELYPNDANTISSALGEVKICLEKAGLEIDISAAAEYMIDENFQAKEGLLCLPGNYILIEMSYLSETPGIDQVIFDLKILGYHVILAHPERYSFNHKHLARFNRYKEMGVMFQLNLLAVCGYYGNEVKRVSEYLLENKLYDFAATDLHHDKHLRVLSAAITSGALYKKLGNYEFKNKDIFS, encoded by the coding sequence ATGTTTACCTTTTTTAAGAAAAAAAATAGAGTTGAGGATATAGAATGGTTGGGTGTTGACATCCATTCCCATTTATTGCCAGGAATTGATGACGGATCTCCTGATGCTCAGCAATCTTTGAATTTAATTAAGCAGTTAAGTGATTTGGGATTTAGTAAATTCCTTTGCACGCCTCATATTTTTGAGGAATTATATCCAAATGATGCGAATACTATTTCTTCTGCTTTGGGGGAGGTGAAAATTTGTTTGGAAAAAGCTGGTTTAGAGATAGATATTAGTGCGGCAGCAGAATATATGATAGATGAAAATTTTCAAGCTAAAGAAGGGTTGCTTTGTTTGCCGGGAAATTATATTTTGATTGAGATGTCTTATCTCTCAGAAACACCTGGAATTGATCAGGTCATCTTTGATTTGAAGATCCTTGGCTATCATGTTATTCTTGCGCATCCCGAGCGCTATTCCTTTAATCATAAACATCTGGCCAGATTTAACAGATATAAAGAAATGGGGGTGATGTTCCAGTTAAATTTATTAGCTGTTTGTGGATATTATGGGAATGAAGTAAAACGCGTATCCGAATATCTGCTGGAAAATAAACTTTATGATTTTGCTGCAACAGACTTGCATCATGACAAGCATTTACGTGTCCTTTCAGCTGCAATTACCAGTGGTGCTTTGTATAAAAAACTAGGTAACTATGAGTTTAAAAACAAGGATATTTTCTCCTGA
- a CDS encoding BamA/TamA family outer membrane protein, whose translation MEFRHTANQIEKYNYNRIKFSILSRLFLSAGFITLSSLAYSQQIKPADSLKKDSLAAAVKPTDSTYKQYDIADLFRKVLHPNRKVNPLRKKSGITPIPNVAYNPSIGAQIGIKAVAGRVLGSEPNTLMSVAATSASITTKGIIYFYINHNIYTPGNKWNFQGSLVAAKTVTPDFGLGIGNNQPGSVEDEALLNPDRKGYVLHAQYYSFKEKVYKQVEENLFVGAGVSFDIRRKIEDRTTESELTPYNIYSDRHGFDRDHYSSNGLLFNVQYTTRDNQNRAYKGIYADAGIRVNQSWIGSTKNAVQFTTDFRKYWSLSARNPEHVIAFWNWGSYLASGAIPYLELPGTGKDPAFRSGRGYTIGYFKGTNYNYSELEYRFPITRNKFLSGVTFFNVQTTNDELGTKIFDKWQPGGGAGLRVLFNKATRTNLCLDYAFGNYGSRGFFLGLNEAF comes from the coding sequence TTGGAATTCAGACATACAGCAAATCAAATAGAAAAATACAATTATAACCGGATAAAATTCTCTATACTATCCAGATTATTTTTATCTGCCGGATTTATAACCTTAAGCAGCCTTGCTTATAGTCAGCAAATAAAGCCTGCTGATTCCTTGAAAAAGGATTCTTTAGCTGCTGCAGTAAAACCAACAGACTCCACCTATAAGCAATATGACATAGCTGACTTATTCAGAAAGGTGTTACACCCCAATAGAAAGGTAAACCCGCTGCGTAAAAAATCAGGAATCACGCCAATACCTAATGTTGCTTATAATCCAAGTATTGGAGCGCAAATAGGTATTAAGGCTGTGGCTGGCAGAGTATTAGGAAGCGAGCCGAATACATTGATGTCTGTAGCGGCCACTTCGGCTTCTATCACAACTAAAGGCATTATTTATTTTTATATTAATCATAATATTTATACTCCCGGGAATAAATGGAATTTTCAGGGGAGCCTGGTTGCCGCAAAAACTGTAACACCCGATTTCGGATTAGGTATAGGAAATAATCAACCTGGAAGTGTAGAAGATGAGGCTCTGTTAAATCCAGATCGCAAGGGCTATGTATTGCATGCCCAGTATTATAGTTTCAAAGAGAAAGTATATAAACAAGTGGAAGAAAACTTATTCGTGGGCGCTGGTGTATCATTTGATATTAGAAGAAAGATCGAAGACAGGACGACAGAAAGCGAGTTAACACCCTATAATATTTACAGTGACCGTCATGGATTTGACCGTGATCACTATAGTTCAAATGGGCTGCTTTTCAATGTTCAGTATACGACACGTGACAATCAGAACAGGGCCTACAAAGGGATTTATGCAGATGCCGGCATCAGAGTAAACCAGAGCTGGATAGGCAGTACAAAAAATGCCGTACAATTCACAACCGATTTTAGAAAATACTGGAGTCTTTCTGCACGTAATCCCGAACATGTAATTGCGTTCTGGAACTGGGGATCGTACCTTGCAAGTGGAGCAATACCCTATTTGGAATTACCAGGAACGGGTAAAGATCCGGCTTTCCGCAGTGGAAGAGGATACACCATAGGCTATTTTAAAGGTACTAATTATAACTATTCAGAATTAGAATACAGGTTCCCGATTACCAGGAATAAGTTTTTGAGTGGCGTTACCTTCTTTAATGTACAAACGACCAATGATGAGCTGGGAACAAAAATATTTGACAAGTGGCAACCTGGGGGCGGTGCGGGTTTACGTGTGTTATTTAATAAAGCGACAAGAACAAACCTATGCCTTGATTACGCCTTCGGAAATTATGGTTCAAGGGGATTCTTTTTGGGATTAAATGAGGCGTTTTAG
- a CDS encoding RsiV family protein, with protein sequence MKLFLYTIGLSALIAGCHSTEKKTPAADTTAQEAVSRRIAVQEHLPKSFYKRFQGIIGERNVVINLSRTGNNFTGTYDYNGTQVNLITDTVINQDSIILTERGLGDWYSDETPAGPKLHLKWTGTVLSGLRVQSKEKSSIRLEEKYPEGSYSFNIASYQDSIKALPKLKDSPQAVISYEYLMPAGKTPEVLWLDKQFRNIIKILNAPSWDAGIKAEAKSYLNAYRTEIPDMKDEKGKLGASANYSRAQQLFMQYNGGGFAIVKHLVDDYSGGAHNNYGTTLYCFDVKNQKHLVLADLVNIDSVSLQKLVEKNFRIQYKVKPNQALTTQLFDDHLAANKNFFFDTSGIAFLYNPYEVASFAQGQIVVSVPYKDLKKYLNPSFVKRMELNL encoded by the coding sequence ATGAAATTATTCTTATACACTATTGGTCTGTCGGCATTAATTGCCGGCTGTCATTCCACAGAGAAAAAGACACCTGCTGCTGATACCACTGCTCAGGAAGCAGTATCCCGCCGGATAGCAGTCCAGGAGCATCTTCCGAAAAGCTTTTACAAAAGATTCCAGGGGATTATTGGAGAACGGAATGTAGTGATCAACTTAAGCCGCACTGGAAACAATTTTACAGGTACTTATGATTACAATGGTACTCAGGTGAATTTGATAACTGATACTGTTATTAATCAGGACAGTATCATTCTGACTGAGCGTGGTCTTGGAGATTGGTATTCAGACGAAACTCCTGCCGGACCAAAATTACACTTAAAATGGACAGGGACAGTTTTAAGCGGCTTGAGAGTACAGAGTAAAGAAAAATCAAGTATCCGTCTGGAGGAAAAGTATCCTGAAGGAAGTTATAGTTTTAACATTGCCAGTTATCAGGATTCTATCAAAGCGCTTCCGAAATTAAAAGATTCACCTCAGGCAGTGATCAGTTATGAATATTTAATGCCAGCAGGAAAAACGCCAGAGGTATTGTGGCTGGACAAACAGTTCAGGAATATCATAAAAATACTAAATGCACCCTCTTGGGACGCGGGTATAAAAGCTGAGGCAAAGAGTTATCTGAATGCCTACAGAACTGAAATACCCGATATGAAGGATGAAAAAGGCAAACTGGGCGCTTCCGCAAATTATTCCAGAGCTCAGCAACTCTTTATGCAGTATAATGGTGGAGGCTTCGCCATTGTTAAACATCTGGTTGACGATTATTCGGGCGGTGCACATAATAACTATGGAACTACATTGTATTGTTTTGATGTGAAAAATCAAAAACATTTAGTGCTGGCTGATCTCGTCAATATTGATTCTGTGTCTTTACAAAAATTAGTAGAAAAGAATTTCAGGATACAATACAAAGTAAAACCAAACCAGGCATTGACAACGCAATTATTCGATGATCACCTGGCTGCCAACAAGAACTTCTTTTTTGATACCAGCGGCATTGCATTTTTATACAATCCTTATGAAGTGGCTAGTTTTGCGCAAGGACAAATTGTAGTTTCTGTTCCTTATAAGGATTTGAAGAAATATCTTAATCCTTCTTTTGTTAAAAGAATGGAGCTCAATTTATAA
- a CDS encoding HD domain-containing protein, whose translation MRKINTMTEKEPVKMDYKRLFNEAREFAVKAHGDQKYGVSPYEIHLGNVISVLMRFNVELGNPYHLNLLIAAWLHDVLEDTAVTKAELEEKFGAVVTAIVYTLSDDQGASRAERKVNFYKKIAKNEDAIIVKLADRISNVEFSIIHGNERKFEIYKVEQLKLEEVLIPVLKSPLGLELLTYLRKLLK comes from the coding sequence TTGAGAAAGATAAATACAATGACTGAGAAAGAGCCTGTAAAGATGGATTATAAAAGATTATTTAATGAAGCCCGGGAATTTGCAGTAAAAGCACATGGTGATCAGAAATATGGTGTATCTCCTTATGAAATACACCTTGGAAATGTAATTAGCGTACTGATGCGCTTTAATGTTGAGCTGGGTAATCCATATCATCTGAATCTGTTAATTGCGGCCTGGCTGCACGATGTACTGGAAGACACCGCAGTGACCAAAGCTGAGCTGGAAGAGAAATTCGGGGCAGTAGTTACTGCTATTGTCTATACGCTGAGTGATGATCAGGGAGCCAGCAGAGCAGAAAGAAAAGTCAACTTCTATAAAAAGATAGCTAAAAACGAAGATGCCATTATTGTAAAACTTGCGGATAGAATTTCAAACGTTGAATTTAGTATTATCCATGGCAATGAGCGGAAATTTGAAATTTATAAAGTTGAACAGCTGAAATTAGAAGAAGTATTAATTCCGGTATTAAAATCACCCTTAGGGCTTGAGCTGTTAACCTACCTCAGAAAATTATTAAAATAG
- a CDS encoding Na+/H+ antiporter has protein sequence MLHENLILILVLLLGVTILVMVGHKLKISYPIFLVLAGLIIGFIPGIPHLTVDPDIIFLLFLPPLLYEAAWTTSWKDFREYRGAIFLMAVGLVLITSVAVAYAAVAFIPGFTLALGFLLGGIISPPDAIAASSVLKGIKIPKTINSLLEGESLVNDASSLIVFKFALAAVVTGNFVLQDAALNFVVVAGFGILTGLAIGCIFYALHRWLPTNENIDTALTLLTPYFMYIVAEHFKVSGVMAVVSGGLFLCSQSHVILTPNSRLKVNSVWSAITFMMNGVVFILIGLALPDIVAGLGSEYPLKTAIFYGVGISILALFVRFFWLFSTSRFTRLVNKKTRIRYQGMTWHSSVVIVWAGMRGVVSLAAALSIPLMLNSQTPFPLRNLILFITFVVILVTLVIQGLSLPYVIKILKIPVNTYKIPEQEQSAQIKLRLIDKSLIRLQKTYQFQCIHNELMASFKTELENSLTGKRNNLEAFRTGKIDKQELKVYREIMLDLIHIQRDELHLLKNDRNYDDDIIREEERRLDLEELSTKGNLF, from the coding sequence ATGCTTCATGAAAACCTTATTTTAATCCTTGTTTTGCTTTTAGGGGTAACCATTCTGGTAATGGTTGGTCATAAATTGAAAATCTCTTATCCTATATTTTTAGTCCTGGCTGGTTTAATTATAGGATTTATTCCTGGAATCCCACATCTTACAGTTGATCCGGATATCATCTTTTTACTTTTTCTGCCTCCCTTGTTATATGAAGCTGCTTGGACTACTTCCTGGAAAGATTTCCGGGAATATCGGGGTGCAATCTTCTTAATGGCCGTAGGCTTGGTGCTGATTACCTCTGTCGCAGTTGCTTATGCTGCTGTCGCTTTTATTCCGGGTTTCACTTTGGCGCTTGGTTTTTTACTGGGCGGAATAATCTCACCACCAGATGCTATAGCAGCTTCCTCTGTTTTAAAGGGGATTAAAATTCCTAAAACCATCAATTCTTTATTAGAGGGCGAGAGCCTGGTCAATGATGCATCCAGTTTAATTGTCTTCAAATTTGCACTTGCTGCAGTAGTTACTGGAAATTTTGTACTTCAGGATGCGGCATTGAACTTTGTTGTCGTTGCCGGGTTTGGAATTTTAACCGGCCTGGCCATAGGCTGTATATTTTATGCACTTCACCGCTGGCTGCCAACCAACGAAAACATCGATACTGCTTTGACCTTACTTACTCCCTATTTCATGTATATCGTAGCCGAGCATTTCAAAGTTTCTGGTGTGATGGCAGTTGTATCCGGAGGATTATTTTTATGCAGCCAGTCACATGTGATTCTAACACCGAATTCCAGACTTAAAGTCAACTCTGTCTGGTCTGCAATCACTTTTATGATGAATGGAGTGGTGTTTATTTTAATCGGTCTGGCCTTACCGGATATTGTTGCAGGCCTGGGTTCAGAATATCCACTGAAAACAGCAATATTTTATGGAGTCGGAATCAGTATACTCGCTTTATTTGTCAGGTTTTTCTGGCTATTTTCAACCAGCAGGTTTACCCGGTTAGTGAATAAGAAAACAAGGATCCGTTACCAGGGCATGACCTGGCATTCTTCGGTTGTTATCGTCTGGGCAGGCATGCGTGGTGTGGTCTCCCTGGCAGCTGCACTTTCTATACCATTGATGCTCAATAGTCAAACACCATTTCCACTGCGGAACTTAATCCTGTTTATCACTTTTGTTGTCATCCTGGTTACCTTGGTTATTCAGGGATTATCTTTACCTTATGTGATCAAAATATTAAAAATACCTGTCAATACTTATAAAATACCAGAGCAGGAGCAAAGTGCACAAATCAAACTGCGGTTAATTGATAAGTCACTGATCAGGTTACAAAAAACCTACCAATTTCAATGTATTCATAACGAGCTGATGGCGAGTTTTAAGACTGAACTGGAAAACTCACTGACTGGTAAAAGAAATAACCTGGAAGCTTTCCGGACGGGTAAAATTGATAAACAGGAATTGAAAGTCTATCGTGAAATTATGCTGGATCTGATTCATATTCAACGGGATGAATTACATCTTTTGAAAAATGACAGGAATTACGATGATGACATTATCAGGGAAGAAGAAAGAAGGCTCGATCTGGAAGAATTGAGTACTAAGGGTAATCTTTTTTAA
- a CDS encoding DUF2461 domain-containing protein, producing the protein MEKLTLKQPKLYPSNFDFLKKLGQNNDREWFSLHKDEFQKEQAQLEDFADALLQELNTHDVIETASGKKSLYRIYRDTRFSKDKTPYKTHWSGSFSRAGKFRRGGYHFHLESGNSYIAGGFFGPSTEDLKRIRQEISFDAAPLRKILSSQSFTSTFETLKGERLKTTPKGFDANDEAIDLLRYKQFLLIRKFSDEEVLSEDFLQLAGQTFKNMRPFFDYMSEILTTDINGL; encoded by the coding sequence ATGGAAAAACTTACGTTAAAACAACCAAAACTTTATCCTTCAAACTTTGATTTTTTAAAGAAGTTAGGGCAAAATAATGATAGAGAATGGTTCAGTTTACATAAAGATGAATTTCAAAAAGAGCAGGCGCAGCTAGAAGATTTTGCAGATGCGTTATTACAAGAACTCAATACGCACGATGTTATTGAAACCGCTTCCGGAAAAAAAAGTTTATACCGTATTTACAGAGATACCCGCTTCTCCAAAGATAAAACTCCTTATAAAACACATTGGAGCGGCAGTTTCAGCCGTGCAGGAAAATTCCGCAGAGGAGGATATCATTTCCATCTTGAATCAGGGAACAGTTATATTGCCGGTGGTTTCTTCGGGCCATCCACAGAAGACCTGAAACGAATCAGACAAGAGATTTCTTTTGATGCTGCTCCGCTCAGGAAAATCTTAAGCAGTCAATCCTTTACCTCAACCTTTGAAACCTTAAAAGGTGAGCGGCTCAAAACGACACCCAAAGGTTTTGATGCCAATGATGAGGCCATTGACCTTTTACGCTACAAACAATTTTTGCTGATCCGGAAGTTTTCGGATGAAGAGGTGCTGAGTGAAGATTTTTTACAACTGGCTGGACAGACTTTCAAAAATATGCGTCCATTTTTTGATTACATGAGTGAAATATTGACAACTGATATCAACGGACTATAA
- a CDS encoding cupin domain-containing protein has product MNNPIFHHFSDIETKELSPGYLSKIIHTDNNTINFLEVKAGSVSAMHQHINHQCVFVIEGQFELTVNGVSKVLDTGTFAIVPPNVIHGGKAITDCKLIDIFDPVREDFKLL; this is encoded by the coding sequence ATGAACAACCCTATTTTTCACCATTTTTCGGATATAGAAACTAAAGAGCTATCACCTGGTTATTTATCAAAAATTATCCATACGGATAACAATACAATTAATTTTCTGGAGGTAAAAGCAGGAAGTGTTTCAGCAATGCACCAGCATATTAATCATCAATGCGTGTTCGTTATTGAAGGGCAGTTTGAATTGACTGTTAATGGGGTATCAAAAGTATTGGATACGGGTACTTTCGCTATTGTCCCACCAAATGTTATTCATGGAGGCAAGGCGATTACCGATTGTAAACTGATAGATATCTTTGATCCGGTACGGGAAGATTTTAAATTGTTATAA
- a CDS encoding tetratricopeptide repeat protein, with product MENTADSLVERLKLIKKLNGNLWGWPNEKVQLKQAGDVLATLIADFPENTSVLINMGALQVDQGKYKEAMTFLKKAESIGSADRNLYLNIAIAMLNISAQTRADAHLWFKKAEAFQADELTIAAYFDPQGY from the coding sequence ATGGAAAATACCGCTGACTCTCTGGTTGAAAGATTAAAGCTGATCAAGAAATTGAACGGTAACCTTTGGGGCTGGCCAAATGAAAAGGTACAGTTGAAACAGGCCGGGGATGTTTTAGCTACTTTAATAGCAGATTTTCCTGAAAATACTTCGGTGCTGATCAATATGGGTGCTTTACAAGTTGACCAGGGAAAATATAAAGAAGCCATGACCTTTTTGAAAAAGGCTGAATCGATTGGCTCGGCTGATCGCAATTTATACCTGAATATAGCGATCGCAATGCTGAATATTTCAGCTCAGACCAGGGCAGATGCTCATTTATGGTTTAAAAAAGCTGAAGCTTTCCAGGCTGATGAATTAACTATAGCAGCCTATTTTGATCCTCAGGGATATTAG